In Treponema sp. OMZ 798, the following proteins share a genomic window:
- a CDS encoding lipopolysaccharide assembly protein LapB, translating into MVKINKIICISILILLISSCSKIDKARLNFLSGYIAWKQNDWNKAASKFFKAIDLSKEIEDERVKDYSDFAIGSIYLMQNEDASALSRFENIDENIDKKLDSYIYYQKGIIAFKSHEYEKAVMLFKKSLELKPDSVDAKINFELSMRYQKKQKDKLPNSKGPAVIENKEDNLSEKTILNLIRKKEKERWQKKEQENKQPQAFDY; encoded by the coding sequence ATGGTAAAAATAAATAAAATAATCTGTATTAGCATCCTTATTCTTTTGATATCCTCATGCAGTAAAATCGATAAGGCCCGGCTTAATTTTCTTTCGGGATATATTGCATGGAAACAAAATGATTGGAACAAGGCTGCATCAAAATTTTTTAAAGCGATAGACCTAAGTAAAGAGATTGAAGATGAGAGAGTAAAAGACTATTCGGATTTTGCAATAGGTTCCATCTATCTTATGCAAAATGAAGATGCCTCGGCTCTTTCCCGTTTTGAAAATATTGATGAAAATATTGATAAAAAATTGGATTCCTATATTTATTATCAAAAAGGAATAATAGCATTTAAAAGTCATGAATACGAAAAAGCGGTAATGCTTTTTAAAAAATCTTTGGAACTAAAACCGGATAGTGTTGATGCCAAGATTAATTTTGAGTTGAGTATGCGTTATCAAAAGAAGCAAAAAGATAAGCTTCCTAATTCCAAAGGTCCCGCCGTTATTGAAAATAAAGAAGACAATTTATCTGAAAAGACGATTTTAAATTTAATACGAAAAAAGGAGAAAGAACGATGGCAAAAGAAAGAGCAGGAAAACAAGCAGCCTCAGGCATTCGATTATTGA
- a CDS encoding VWA domain-containing protein, which translates to MISFENSVFLFFILFLLPVWFVFYLNLKKIKKAYSSLENTKKIIKKAKIRALFFSAAWIFLILGLACPLWGSKPVSVRRRGVSVMFVSDISKSMNLQDIQPSRIAVQRQFLKVLLEKMHKTSAELAAGLVITKGEGVLSVPLSFEKNALSSAIDALSPIILSSTGTNLEAGLLRALDSFGENRGNSKIIVLCTDGGETSGSLLLAAEKIKKTDAVLIIAGFGTLEDIKISVLDEKGNTQLKDARLEEAFLQKAASIAGGESMYIPALSSGSIESILKIIDTGVEGVEKMVYIQEPVKRNFEMLLLSFIFLCLGGVSFYGKNK; encoded by the coding sequence ATGATAAGTTTTGAAAATTCTGTCTTCCTGTTTTTTATCTTATTTTTACTTCCTGTTTGGTTTGTGTTTTATCTAAACTTAAAAAAGATAAAAAAGGCCTATTCAAGCTTGGAAAACACAAAAAAGATAATCAAAAAGGCTAAAATAAGAGCCCTGTTTTTTTCTGCTGCATGGATTTTTTTGATTTTGGGTTTGGCCTGTCCCCTTTGGGGCTCTAAGCCTGTTTCAGTCAGGCGCAGAGGAGTATCGGTGATGTTTGTTTCCGATATTTCAAAAAGTATGAACCTTCAAGATATTCAGCCCAGCCGTATTGCCGTACAAAGGCAATTTTTAAAGGTCCTGCTCGAAAAAATGCATAAAACATCGGCTGAGCTTGCAGCGGGGCTTGTAATTACAAAGGGGGAGGGCGTTTTATCTGTGCCCTTAAGCTTTGAAAAAAATGCCCTATCATCTGCAATAGATGCCCTGTCTCCGATAATCCTTTCTTCCACAGGTACTAACCTTGAAGCCGGACTTTTAAGGGCCTTGGATTCTTTTGGAGAAAACAGGGGAAATTCAAAAATAATAGTTTTATGCACTGACGGAGGGGAAACATCCGGCTCTCTTTTACTTGCTGCAGAAAAAATAAAAAAAACGGATGCGGTTCTTATTATTGCAGGCTTCGGTACCCTTGAAGACATTAAGATCAGTGTCCTTGATGAAAAAGGAAATACTCAGTTAAAGGATGCAAGATTGGAAGAAGCTTTTTTACAAAAGGCTGCAAGTATAGCCGGCGGTGAAAGTATGTATATCCCGGCTTTAAGTTCAGGATCTATAGAAAGCATCTTAAAAATAATAGATACCGGTGTAGAGGGAGTAGAAAAAATGGTTTATATACAGGAACCTGTAAAAAGAAATTTTGAAATGCTTTTACTTTCTTTTATTTTTTTATGTTTGGGCGGAGTTTCCTTTTATGGTAAAAATAAATAA
- a CDS encoding VWA domain-containing protein: protein MISFNHPLMFLLILFFPLFFILKKSGLITSPELKLNLVNWKGFFPKRNKLMEFGNFLSYFLWYCGIILLIIALSEPVIFKNKQVYTDSGSSIMFLLDISPSMAAKDMNGETRIESAKKIIRKFVAKYPGDSFGLTALSSSAALILPPTIDHKVFLSRLDSLSIGELGDGTAIGMGLAVSSAYMTRAKLNSSYIVLLTDGENNTGEINPKTAAEVLVNKNIGFYVIGIGNSGYTTLEYTDPKTGKTYSGSIFSKFDEFELKKIAQYGNGKYASASSPEILEGIFNTISKQVPAAQSNFTQIIEENLYVYFLSAAIFSFALVWFLRRIFMRVYI from the coding sequence ATGATTAGTTTTAACCATCCCCTTATGTTTTTATTGATTTTATTTTTTCCCCTGTTTTTTATATTAAAAAAAAGCGGTCTTATTACAAGCCCCGAGTTAAAATTAAATTTGGTTAATTGGAAGGGCTTTTTTCCTAAAAGAAATAAACTTATGGAATTCGGGAATTTTTTATCTTATTTTCTTTGGTACTGCGGAATTATTCTTTTGATAATAGCCCTGTCGGAACCTGTTATTTTTAAAAACAAACAGGTTTATACGGATTCTGGAAGTTCTATTATGTTTTTGTTGGACATAAGCCCTTCTATGGCAGCAAAGGATATGAACGGAGAAACAAGGATTGAAAGTGCAAAAAAAATTATAAGGAAATTTGTTGCAAAGTATCCGGGGGATTCTTTCGGCTTGACGGCTCTTTCAAGTTCTGCTGCTTTGATTCTTCCTCCTACAATCGATCATAAGGTGTTTTTATCCCGCCTTGATTCTTTGAGCATAGGAGAATTGGGAGACGGTACTGCAATAGGCATGGGGCTTGCCGTTTCTTCAGCCTATATGACGAGGGCTAAGTTAAATTCCTCATACATTGTCTTACTTACCGACGGCGAAAATAACACGGGCGAAATAAATCCGAAAACTGCGGCAGAGGTTTTGGTAAATAAAAATATAGGCTTTTATGTTATAGGAATAGGAAATTCGGGATATACTACCTTGGAATATACCGATCCAAAAACGGGAAAGACTTACTCGGGCTCTATTTTTTCAAAGTTCGATGAGTTTGAGCTAAAAAAAATAGCTCAATACGGGAACGGAAAATATGCGTCAGCCTCCTCACCCGAAATACTTGAAGGTATATTTAATACGATATCGAAGCAGGTACCTGCTGCTCAGTCTAATTTTACACAGATTATCGAAGAGAATTTATATGTATACTTTTTATCGGCTGCGATTTTTTCCTTTGCGCTTGTGTGGTTTTTACGCAGAATTTTTATGAGGGTATATATATGA
- a CDS encoding DUF58 domain-containing protein, whose protein sequence is MKTGFIAERAKQLKISSLSISEGLRSGGFSSAFRGQGIEFDSVREYETGDDVRSIDWNLTARSGKTFVKMYREERDLSIFMCLDFSLSMEPGLDKISPKEKAIETAALLAFAGRHMFSPVGALFFDGEKGPLFLPRTGEEHILAILKSMEDFAFCKNRKPVRGTRLASSMTAASKILRSRSLVIIISDFKVEGYEKELGLLAAKHDVVCVRISGSIDSFLPEAGSIRFKDPENNFRMLLPTGSKTFQMEYKKNFTEEISRWENTCKHSLANPVLLDVNEDTVKVLGDFFLSKQSNQRISKNNLAKLGADVWKAF, encoded by the coding sequence ATGAAAACCGGTTTTATCGCGGAAAGGGCAAAACAGCTTAAGATCTCTTCTCTTTCGATTTCTGAAGGCTTACGGTCGGGCGGGTTCAGTTCGGCGTTTCGGGGGCAAGGAATAGAATTTGACTCGGTGCGGGAGTATGAGACGGGGGATGATGTGCGTTCTATCGATTGGAACCTTACGGCACGCAGCGGTAAGACCTTTGTTAAGATGTACCGCGAAGAAAGGGATTTAAGCATTTTTATGTGCTTGGATTTTTCGCTTTCGATGGAGCCGGGGCTCGATAAAATAAGTCCTAAGGAAAAAGCTATCGAAACGGCGGCCCTCCTAGCCTTTGCAGGGAGGCATATGTTTTCCCCTGTCGGAGCTCTTTTTTTTGACGGAGAAAAGGGGCCCTTATTCCTTCCTCGGACCGGAGAAGAGCATATTTTGGCCATATTAAAATCTATGGAAGATTTTGCCTTTTGCAAAAACCGAAAACCTGTAAGGGGAACACGGCTTGCTTCTTCAATGACGGCCGCTTCCAAGATTTTGCGGTCACGCTCCTTGGTGATAATCATTTCGGATTTTAAGGTTGAGGGCTATGAAAAGGAACTTGGACTCTTGGCCGCAAAACATGATGTTGTGTGCGTTAGGATAAGCGGTTCCATTGATTCTTTTTTACCTGAAGCGGGTTCGATAAGATTTAAAGATCCCGAAAATAATTTTAGGATGCTCTTGCCTACGGGCTCTAAAACTTTTCAGATGGAATATAAAAAAAATTTTACTGAAGAAATATCGAGATGGGAAAATACGTGTAAACATTCCCTTGCAAATCCTGTCTTACTCGATGTAAATGAAGATACCGTAAAAGTATTGGGCGACTTTTTTTTATCGAAGCAAAGCAATCAGCGTATTTCAAAAAATAATTTAGCAAAGTTGGGAGCGGATGTATGGAAGGCATTTTAA
- a CDS encoding tol-pal system YbgF family protein yields MKKGFIIFLFFVVSFCFAEEAALTGEALAGENEQPQLVPEVRPDKTGSEKIEFSEKPQDLQKNEDFAFLSFSLLTRERSVMISWKARPEGRNLILYRSTTAFSSITSLAEAVPIANITDDGLPFFDYPIPGIPYYYAIAEENEIASGKIQFINGINTINSPIEVFGSSEEQEKKHIAVQNRPIPLPFLNPSRHTKKRTEFFSSQTETIINALTAEKRDFREFIISSQRLEPYIFPDDKKTPDGGEGMELQRILNEHFYTKNWQKCKVELSNFLRIRRTSRVSARTHFYIGQTLFFQNLYDEALLEFLTAQDLYPSQAKEWAHYCLVELANFR; encoded by the coding sequence ATGAAGAAAGGGTTTATTATATTTTTATTTTTTGTTGTATCTTTTTGTTTTGCAGAGGAAGCCGCTCTTACAGGGGAAGCCCTTGCAGGTGAAAATGAACAGCCGCAGCTCGTGCCTGAGGTAAGGCCCGATAAAACGGGTTCCGAAAAAATAGAATTTTCCGAAAAGCCGCAAGACCTGCAAAAAAATGAGGACTTTGCCTTTCTATCTTTTTCGCTCCTTACAAGGGAAAGGTCTGTAATGATCAGTTGGAAAGCAAGGCCTGAGGGAAGAAATCTAATCCTTTACAGGTCGACAACGGCCTTTTCATCAATCACATCCCTTGCCGAAGCGGTTCCGATTGCAAACATAACCGATGACGGACTTCCCTTTTTCGACTACCCGATTCCCGGAATACCCTATTATTACGCTATTGCCGAAGAAAACGAAATAGCTTCAGGCAAGATTCAGTTTATAAACGGAATAAATACTATTAACAGCCCTATCGAAGTTTTCGGTTCTTCCGAAGAACAAGAGAAAAAACATATTGCCGTACAAAACCGCCCTATTCCTCTCCCCTTTTTAAACCCTTCAAGGCACACAAAAAAAAGGACGGAATTTTTTTCCTCTCAAACCGAAACCATTATAAACGCCCTTACGGCGGAAAAAAGGGATTTTAGGGAATTTATTATCTCTTCTCAAAGGCTTGAACCCTACATCTTTCCTGACGACAAAAAAACGCCTGACGGCGGTGAGGGTATGGAATTGCAAAGAATTCTGAATGAGCATTTTTATACAAAAAACTGGCAAAAATGCAAGGTTGAGCTCAGCAATTTTTTAAGAATACGCAGAACTTCCAGAGTTTCCGCAAGGACACATTTTTATATAGGGCAGACTCTCTTTTTCCAAAACCTCTATGACGAAGCCCTATTGGAATTTTTGACAGCCCAAGACCTTTATCCGTCTCAGGCAAAAGAATGGGCACATTATTGCCTTGTAGAGCTGGCGAATTTTCGCTAG
- a CDS encoding tetratricopeptide repeat protein — protein sequence MKKPFFGFIFIALFSASLFCNPADLYQKGAEYQANEDWYGAIEMYQSALKENPSYNLVYQGLAECFYALDEYDQALSFAESARKYKKDDPDLQNLHGFILVGLGKIDEAKALFNQVLKKYPNNPEARFGLAEIEVSQGKLYLASEMYKQNLQRQGENRKALLSLALVSYEAGNVKQAEDYIKRALKYHGDKPQVHYFAAYLNSLDGRLEEAEGRIYSAIKLKEDYDEAYALLASILYAQRRYEEVIKISDMRISKKRDRADAWYLKTLSLRRLERYGEAINAAKVGLSLDADDEIMRCLLEEIAIENLNFEDSFRMELSKYHAERALGFSRRNMTDKALYEYRRTLKIYPYDVESREAYAGILLRLGYPERYLEQMLFIQSIAKSNTRVNDAVEAYEKHLLGSIQSKWRIDPLYLDKAHISIGLFYAMESSNVLHPEAERITQILTSDIFSYNPGLKITSYSDKPATYREASKKSRTENQDYFGIIRLKENRRDIQIILELYVSRTGSPAKTFTVYRSGNDRFSNGIRRLSSMLNEAMPIVGKLINRYQNEAVIDIGKHDSDFKDLKIAVIRKDRLVIEKEGLGLVFDPSDLLGYFEPSKSEENLSEGILKRNGYYDRMNAGDSVIIFSEETKQKALEDYTDTGQKNSLLLLLLRRIR from the coding sequence ATGAAAAAGCCTTTTTTCGGATTTATATTTATTGCTTTATTTTCAGCTTCTTTATTTTGTAATCCTGCAGACCTGTATCAAAAAGGTGCGGAATATCAGGCTAATGAAGATTGGTATGGGGCTATCGAAATGTACCAATCCGCTTTAAAGGAAAACCCCTCTTATAATTTGGTATATCAAGGGCTTGCAGAATGTTTTTATGCCCTCGATGAGTATGACCAGGCCTTATCCTTTGCAGAATCGGCGCGCAAATATAAAAAAGATGATCCCGATTTACAAAACCTCCACGGGTTTATTTTAGTAGGCCTTGGGAAAATAGATGAAGCCAAAGCTCTTTTTAATCAAGTCTTAAAAAAATATCCCAACAATCCTGAAGCCCGTTTCGGCTTGGCCGAAATAGAGGTTTCCCAAGGAAAGCTCTATCTTGCTTCCGAGATGTATAAGCAAAACCTTCAGCGCCAGGGCGAAAACAGAAAGGCCCTTCTTTCCTTAGCCCTCGTAAGCTATGAGGCCGGAAATGTTAAGCAGGCTGAAGACTATATAAAAAGAGCCTTAAAATACCATGGGGATAAGCCTCAAGTTCACTATTTTGCAGCCTATTTAAATTCCCTTGACGGAAGGCTTGAAGAGGCAGAAGGCCGTATTTATTCGGCTATTAAACTAAAAGAAGATTATGATGAGGCCTATGCTCTTTTAGCTTCAATCCTATATGCACAAAGACGTTATGAAGAAGTTATAAAGATTTCGGACATGAGGATTTCAAAAAAAAGAGACAGAGCAGATGCCTGGTACTTAAAAACCTTGAGTTTAAGGCGGCTGGAACGGTACGGTGAGGCCATAAATGCCGCTAAGGTAGGCCTTTCCTTGGATGCCGATGACGAAATAATGCGCTGTCTTTTAGAAGAAATCGCCATAGAAAATTTAAATTTTGAAGATTCCTTCCGTATGGAGCTTTCAAAATACCATGCAGAAAGAGCCCTCGGCTTTTCCCGCAGAAATATGACGGACAAGGCCCTCTATGAGTACAGGAGAACCTTAAAAATATATCCTTATGATGTCGAAAGCAGGGAGGCTTATGCCGGTATCTTGCTCCGTCTGGGCTATCCCGAAAGATATTTGGAGCAGATGCTCTTTATTCAGTCCATAGCAAAGAGCAATACAAGGGTAAATGATGCAGTTGAGGCCTATGAAAAGCATCTTTTAGGTTCCATTCAATCAAAGTGGCGTATAGATCCTCTTTATTTGGATAAGGCCCACATATCCATAGGCCTATTTTACGCCATGGAAAGCTCGAATGTTTTACATCCTGAGGCCGAGCGCATAACTCAAATCCTTACCTCGGACATTTTTTCTTATAATCCCGGACTTAAAATCACCTCTTATTCGGATAAGCCTGCAACCTACAGGGAGGCTTCAAAAAAATCGCGTACCGAAAATCAAGACTACTTCGGCATTATAAGGCTTAAAGAGAACAGAAGGGATATTCAAATCATATTGGAGCTTTATGTTTCGCGTACCGGTTCTCCCGCAAAAACATTTACCGTTTACCGTTCGGGCAATGACCGCTTTTCAAACGGTATAAGACGGCTTTCTTCAATGCTTAATGAGGCAATGCCCATTGTAGGCAAGCTTATAAACCGCTATCAAAATGAGGCTGTCATCGATATCGGCAAGCACGATTCGGATTTTAAGGATTTAAAAATTGCCGTTATACGAAAGGACCGCTTGGTCATCGAAAAAGAAGGTTTAGGCTTGGTCTTTGACCCATCGGATCTCTTGGGTTATTTTGAGCCTTCAAAGTCGGAGGAAAATTTATCCGAGGGGATTTTAAAGAGAAACGGTTACTATGATAGAATGAATGCAGGCGATTCCGTAATTATTTTTAGCGAAGAGACAAAACAAAAAGCGCTTGAAGATTATACGGATACCGGCCAAAAAAATTCTTTGTTACTCTTACTTCTTAGGAGAATTCGCTAG
- a CDS encoding hemolysin family protein, translating into MGIIDLFKKKGNVNNILKEGLNDEKRDMIRGVVDLSDTAVKEVMIPRIDVDFLALDTPSDEILDRISESGHSRFPVYDESIDNVIGILYVKDIIKLLTKNQKIELDKIVRRAFFVPESKRIDALLAEFKRRHVHIAVAVDEYGGVSGIVCMEDIIEEIVGDIQDEFDNEGEDITEIASGVWLCDARVDLDDLAETIKSDDLPVDEFETLGGFVFDLFGKIPAKYEKTAWNDYDFIVQDMDGHKVKTVKIVHNKNSTQN; encoded by the coding sequence ATGGGTATAATAGACTTATTTAAAAAGAAAGGCAATGTAAACAATATTCTAAAAGAGGGATTAAATGACGAAAAACGGGATATGATCCGCGGTGTTGTGGATTTATCCGATACGGCAGTAAAAGAGGTTATGATTCCGCGTATTGATGTTGATTTTTTAGCCCTTGATACGCCTAGCGATGAAATCTTAGACCGAATATCCGAAAGCGGCCACTCCCGTTTTCCTGTGTACGATGAATCCATCGACAATGTTATCGGGATTCTTTATGTTAAGGATATTATTAAACTTTTGACAAAGAATCAAAAAATTGAGCTTGATAAGATAGTACGCCGTGCATTTTTTGTTCCCGAGTCAAAAAGAATAGATGCTCTTTTAGCCGAATTTAAAAGACGCCATGTTCATATTGCCGTTGCCGTTGATGAATACGGCGGTGTTTCAGGCATTGTCTGTATGGAAGACATTATCGAAGAGATTGTAGGCGACATACAGGACGAATTCGACAATGAGGGAGAAGATATTACCGAAATCGCCTCAGGAGTCTGGCTCTGCGATGCCCGTGTCGATTTGGACGACTTAGCCGAAACCATTAAAAGCGATGACCTGCCTGTAGATGAGTTTGAAACTTTGGGCGGCTTTGTATTCGATCTGTTCGGAAAAATCCCTGCCAAGTATGAAAAAACGGCATGGAATGACTACGACTTTATTGTTCAGGATATGGACGGCCACAAGGTAAAGACCGTCAAAATTGTTCATAACAAGAATTCTACACAAAACTAG
- the ybeY gene encoding rRNA maturation RNase YbeY yields the protein MSNSISVSFNDEPPGSIDPVRVENFISEVLNGLNLKNWDISLLFCDDAFIRNLNKQYRDIDSPTDVLSFEQGDEYFDEDGETRFMAGDIVISLDSLRFNAEEFKVDINEELKRLIVHGILHLKGMDHSDNSPEQEMLKFQEELLMQYQNIEIYRV from the coding sequence ATGTCTAATTCGATTAGTGTGTCATTTAATGATGAACCTCCGGGGTCTATAGACCCTGTAAGAGTTGAAAATTTTATCTCTGAGGTTTTAAACGGTCTAAACTTGAAAAATTGGGATATCTCCTTGTTGTTTTGTGATGATGCTTTTATTCGCAATCTTAATAAACAATACAGGGATATCGATTCGCCGACAGATGTCCTTTCCTTTGAGCAGGGAGACGAGTACTTTGATGAGGACGGTGAAACAAGGTTTATGGCCGGGGATATAGTTATAAGCCTTGATAGTCTCCGCTTTAATGCCGAAGAATTTAAGGTAGATATAAATGAAGAGCTCAAAAGACTGATTGTACACGGCATTTTGCATTTGAAAGGAATGGATCATTCGGATAATTCCCCTGAACAGGAAATGCTTAAATTTCAAGAAGAATTGCTTATGCAATATCAAAATATAGAGATTTATCGGGTATAG
- a CDS encoding HD family phosphohydrolase, translating into MIKNKKESKFKERISSLSLIFKRNKAFVISVVVSFLILAVMIYINAYENSGFSKLTISDFEVGMVSDRDVISNRNLEVIDEKATEIRKVAAKHSVRAVFYKDNSVSEKMIRDYSEFASYIIGLKDSAKSFTAFKFMVMEKYPVLLSENDLESIYKTKDFYEITSLSLSMLKQLFDIGIIEMPLTGIENLNDAEISLRTNQNQSYTNVFIANLVLFYNVQDQIKSFLSDVKKSKLESYVLSMVLPFAQANILFDTEETEKRVEEALKKVAPVKINIEKNQKIIKRGFIISEDAYTRLKAYVGDGRYIDFRQIAAALIFLSLALITSLFLFSEKIIGQSLDFKFNLLILISFDLIYILVLFISRLSIFSYPLDIVPILPVTFLTMLIAALISRKISVFAVFVFSLAVFGATGFKIQPALFAILSGLAGAGMVNIKGRRMDLIKTALGLILVQPIILLCMFVIFPGSASDKSVLLLGAAGSGFISGILVLGFLPILETLMNVPTSFRLMELSDLNSPIMKKMLITVAGTYNHSMMVASLSESACREIGANSILARVGAYYHDIGKMEQGEYFVENQTNYNKHMDINPRLSATVIRSHVKIGIEKAKQLRLPQSVIDIIAEHHGNSCISYFYAKAKELDPNVDIEDFCYPGTPPRSKESAVVMLADIVEAACRTLEKPSVPRLEKFIDELVSGKINAGQLDNSELTFREVRIIKAAFVKILAGYYHSRIEYPNQKNPDDEEAKPSNKNGQKLEAETNQVQPQKENNNV; encoded by the coding sequence ATGATAAAGAATAAAAAAGAAAGTAAATTTAAAGAAAGAATATCTTCTCTCAGTCTGATATTTAAAAGAAACAAGGCCTTTGTGATTTCGGTTGTAGTAAGTTTTTTGATCTTAGCTGTAATGATCTATATCAACGCTTATGAGAATTCGGGATTTTCCAAATTGACTATTTCCGATTTTGAAGTCGGGATGGTTTCCGATAGGGATGTAATATCAAACCGAAATCTTGAAGTCATTGATGAAAAAGCTACGGAAATAAGAAAGGTTGCAGCTAAACATTCAGTCAGAGCTGTTTTTTATAAAGATAATTCTGTTTCCGAAAAAATGATAAGGGATTACTCCGAATTTGCAAGCTATATAATAGGTCTAAAAGATTCTGCAAAGAGTTTTACCGCCTTTAAGTTCATGGTTATGGAAAAATACCCTGTTCTTCTTTCGGAAAATGATTTGGAAAGCATATATAAGACTAAAGATTTTTATGAGATTACCTCTCTTTCTTTGAGCATGTTAAAACAGCTTTTTGATATAGGTATAATAGAGATGCCTCTTACCGGTATTGAAAATTTAAATGATGCCGAGATAAGTTTGAGGACAAACCAAAATCAGTCCTATACAAATGTATTTATTGCAAACCTTGTTTTGTTTTACAATGTGCAAGATCAGATAAAAAGCTTCCTTTCAGATGTAAAAAAATCAAAGCTTGAGTCCTATGTATTGAGTATGGTGCTCCCCTTTGCCCAGGCTAATATTTTATTCGATACAGAAGAAACCGAAAAAAGGGTAGAAGAAGCCTTAAAAAAGGTAGCCCCCGTAAAAATAAATATAGAAAAAAATCAAAAGATTATAAAGAGGGGTTTTATAATATCCGAAGATGCCTATACACGTTTAAAGGCCTATGTAGGGGATGGAAGATACATAGATTTTAGGCAGATTGCTGCCGCCTTAATTTTTTTAAGCTTAGCTCTTATAACAAGTCTCTTTTTGTTTTCCGAAAAGATTATCGGGCAAAGTTTGGATTTTAAATTCAATTTGCTTATTTTAATCTCTTTTGATTTGATTTATATTTTGGTTCTTTTTATTTCAAGGCTTTCTATATTTTCATATCCACTTGATATAGTTCCTATATTGCCCGTTACCTTTTTGACTATGCTGATTGCGGCTTTAATCTCAAGAAAGATTTCGGTCTTTGCAGTTTTTGTTTTTTCTCTTGCCGTTTTCGGTGCAACCGGGTTTAAAATTCAGCCGGCCCTGTTTGCTATCCTTTCAGGTCTTGCCGGAGCCGGCATGGTAAATATTAAGGGCAGAAGGATGGACCTGATTAAGACTGCTTTAGGCTTAATCTTGGTGCAGCCCATAATTTTACTCTGTATGTTTGTGATTTTCCCGGGCTCGGCAAGCGATAAATCCGTTCTTTTATTGGGTGCTGCAGGCAGCGGTTTTATAAGCGGTATCTTGGTTTTGGGCTTTTTGCCTATTTTAGAAACCTTGATGAATGTTCCCACAAGCTTTAGGCTCATGGAATTGTCGGATCTTAATTCGCCTATCATGAAAAAAATGCTTATAACCGTTGCCGGAACCTACAATCATTCTATGATGGTTGCCTCTTTGTCAGAAAGTGCCTGCCGCGAAATAGGAGCAAATTCGATTTTGGCAAGAGTGGGAGCCTATTATCACGATATCGGAAAGATGGAGCAGGGCGAGTACTTTGTAGAAAATCAGACAAATTATAATAAGCACATGGATATAAATCCTCGTCTTTCGGCTACGGTAATACGAAGTCATGTAAAGATAGGTATAGAAAAAGCAAAGCAATTGCGGCTGCCTCAGTCCGTTATAGATATAATCGCCGAACATCACGGGAACAGCTGTATATCCTATTTTTATGCAAAGGCAAAAGAACTTGATCCTAATGTGGATATCGAAGACTTTTGCTATCCCGGAACACCTCCGCGCTCAAAAGAATCGGCTGTTGTCATGCTGGCCGATATAGTTGAAGCTGCATGCCGTACCTTGGAAAAACCCTCGGTTCCCCGTTTGGAAAAATTTATAGATGAGCTTGTTTCGGGAAAAATCAATGCAGGTCAGCTTGATAACTCTGAGCTTACTTTCCGCGAAGTCAGAATAATAAAGGCTGCCTTCGTAAAAATATTAGCCGGCTACTATCATTCCAGAATAGAATATCCGAATCAAAAAAATCCTGATGATGAGGAAGCAAAGCCTTCAAACAAAAACGGTCAAAAACTAGAGGCTGAAACTAATCAGGTACAGCCTCAAAAGGAAAATAATAATGTCTAA